In Listeria cossartiae subsp. cossartiae, the DNA window TAAAAAAAGGACTGTGATTAATTGGATTTTTATAAAGAAGTTGAAAAAATATTCAAAGGATATGAGCAAAAATATCAATTAAAGCTAACTAAAATAGATAATAATGAAGTTGCTTTCATCGGAGAAAATTATGCTTTAGGTATAGGATGGAGCATGGACGGGATTGATTTGCATTATTTCAAACTAGATAATTCGACACTCTGTAAATTTAGCTTGGATAATTTATTAAACGCAAAACTAATTCACATAGAACGAAACGGATTAATTCCTAGTACAACAATTTACGAGAAAATAATTAATGAATTAATAATCTGCGAAAGAGGATTTAATAATCATTTTCAAAAATTGCTAACGGGTGAAACATTAAGTAGCTGTGGTAATGAAGAATTTGTTTCGAGTTTGGAGAAGAATATTATTGAACGTGAACTGTTGACTCATTAATACTGCTTAGAAAGAGAATCGTATTATTTCCATGAATTTGATTGCATAATATCTTAAATGCCAGCATGAAAAGGAGACTATCAAATGAGTATTACAGAAGAAGAATTTGAAGAACAAGTTTCGGAGCTATTTATTCATTATCTAGAAAAATGTACACCGGAAGAAATCCATCAATTGATGGTAGAATGGAATTTTGATAATCCTAAGAAACCGATTTATTGGATTGCGAATTCGCCAAAAACGGATAAAGGAACGGCGTTAATGTTGTTTTGGTTAATGGAGCCGGACTTTGCTTATCAGTTTGAAACAAGAGAAGAGATGGTTGAAAAAAGCAGTTGGTATGAGGAAGATTTTGATATTGTAACTGTTCTGGCGAAAAATTACTTAGATGGGTTCTATCAAAATCAATCATATGGGTACACACCACCAGCCGAGTTTCAAGATGAAGAAATGAAAAGACCGATTGCGCGTGAAATGTTTGTTGCTTTGAACGGGATGGAGATTTCTGAGTCGGCGGATTGGGCAGATGGTTTTCCTCCTGAATTGCAGGAACGGTATAATGAACTAGCTGAATCAGTGGAAGAATAAATATTGTTCTTTCATTTTTAAAGCTGAGCATATTAAATAAGCGACTACTCTTTGCGGAGTGAGTCGCTTTTTTGTTTTAAGTCTAAAGGGTTGATAAATGTATATAAAGGGAAAAGTACTTTTAAACTAGTATTTTTCGCAAAAAAATGAATTTTTTGTGAAAAACGGTGATAAAGTATGAAAAGGCTAATAGAAATGTGTATTAATACGCTAGATACCTCATGATATAATTATGAATGTTTTCATGATATTAAATAATTGCAAGAGGAATGAAATAAGTTTTTAAACAGGAGGGACTAATAATGAAAAGCGAAGAATCGAATAATAGGCAAAACAAGCTGCGATCATATAATGTAATTAAAAATATGATAGGGTTTCTTTTTCTGATTAGTTTCATTACTGTTATTGGGACTAGTAATCAACTAGATGTGCAAGCGGAAAATCTCACTCAACCAACTGCCATCAATGAAATATTTCCAGATCCAGCTCTAGCAGATGCAATGAGAAATCTATTAGGTAAAGCTAGTGTAACAGATATAGTATCACAAAATGAGTTAGACCAGCAGACAGGAATTAATGCCCCGTATAAAGGAATTAAAAATTTGGAAGGTGTACAGTATTTAAATAATATATCTAATTTGTTTGTATATTTTAACGAGATAACTGACATCAGTGTAATATCACATTTATCTAATTTAAAATATGTGTATTTGGATGAAAATCACATCAATGATTTTAGTCCTTTATCTAACTTAATGAATTTAACAGAATTGAGTTTGGGTTCAACTCAGATAAGTGATATCAGTGTATTATCGAATCTAACAAATTTAACAGAACTATCTTTATCTAATAATCAATTAAATAATCTGGACGCATTATCTGGTTTACAGAATCTAAAGCTTTTGAATTTGGAAGAGACGCAGACGAGCGATATTAGTGCATTGTCAGATTTAACGAATCTAGAGGATTTGTATTTAGGTTATAATCAGATACGTGATATCAGTACATTGTCAGATTTGAAAAACTTGACAACTTTATATTTAGCACATAATCAAATACGTGATATCAGTCCATTATCAGACTTAACTAAACTAACAAGTTTAACTTTATTTAATCAGAATATAATGAACGATCCAATTATGTATAACCCAGCGATTACGATATCTAATGATGTTAAAGGTGTATCAGGGGCGTTAATAGCTCCGGCAACAATTAGTGATAGTGGGACTTATACTAATCCGAATATTACGTGGAATCTATCAAGCTATATCAATGAAGTAAGCTATACTTTTAGGCAAACAGTAACTGTTGGAAACGCAACAAATGATTTTTATGGTACAGTAAGACAACCACTTCAAGCAATACCAGTAGCTTATACGGTGACCTTTGATGTTAATGGAACGGAAACAAAAGAATCAGTTAAAACAGGGGATTTTTTAACAGAACCAGCTGAACCGACCAAAGAAGGTTACACGTTTACAGGTTGGTACGATGCGGAAATAGGCGGAAATAAGTGGGATTTCAGCACAGATAAAATGCCAGCGGAAGATATGACTTTGTACGCCCAGTTTAGTATTAATGAGTACACGGCGGCTTTTGATGTAGATGGGAAGACAACGACAGAGCTCGTCAATTATCAATCAATACTCTCAACTCCCGCCGAACCGAAAAAAGAAGGCTACACTTTTACGGGTTGGTATGATGCGAAAACAGGTGGAAATAAATGGGATTTTGCGGCGGATACAATGCCAGCGAGCGATATGACTTTATATGCGCAATTTAAAAAAGTAGGTGGAGAATTTTCTGTAAATGAGCCAGGGAATAAGGATAAGCCATCGAAGGGGAGTAAACAAACAAATGCTGTAAATACTTTACCTAAAACTGGTGATACAAGATCATTTTGGTTTTTAGCTGGAATACTATTTGCAGGTATGGGAGCTAGAATGATGAAAAAATCTAGACAAATATAAAAGCTTGAGTCAACACGCCTTAAATTCGGGGTGCTGGCTCTTTTTATTTTCCTAAATAAACAAGAAATGCGCATTGCTTTATATGGATGAAGTTAGTATAATCATTTTAATCAACAAGGTAGAGCAGGAGGGATTGAATGAAATCACAGCAGACATTTATGGTGGAGGTTACCTTTTATTCTCAGACAAGAAAGACGGTTCCGGAAGCGGGGTATCGGCCGCATTTTGTGATGGAGTTGGATGAGGAAAAGGAATATTTAGGTGTTGAAATTTATGATATAGAAGTGGATGCGCTGGATTCGACGGGATACGCCATGTGTACTTTTTTATATGAGCAAGAGGGCGTAGATTATAGTAAGATTAGGCCAAATAAGACTTTTATGGTTATGGAGGGTGCGAATGTTGTTGGGAGAGGGAAGATAGTTAATTTTCTGATTGATTAATAATTCCCAACTCAGTTACAATGGATAGGCAAAAAAAATTATTTTCAGGAGCGATTATATGACGGAGCAAGAACAGAAAGATTATTTACTCGAAAAAGTAGTAGCTTATTGTCAGAAGTGGAATGCTTTTGAAGCGGAGATTTTTGAGCAGCATAGCAAGGAAGAAGCGGAATTGAGAAAAGAATTTCCTGGTGTGGATTTTCATTATGCGAAAAGAACGGATTGGTTTAAAAAGTTTGCTAGCTTAATAACGCCACTTTTTGATGAATATTGTACGGATAAGCATCGCGCGTATGTGGATGTGAATCAACATAGTTTTGGTTTCCCGGTGAAATTTAATGGGGTCGAGGATTCGGTTGAAGCGAACGTGGAGCTGAAAAATAAAAATCGGGCGGAGGTTTATTTTAAAACGCAAACCAATTTTGATGATGAATACTTGTTTGTGCTTTTGCGTAAAGCGGATGAGTGGAAAATTGATAGTTATAAAAATAAAAGATATCGCAGTGAAAAATGGCAAAATAAATTGCTTTAAATATAGTTATTATTTCTGAGTTATATTAATTTCGTATTCGAATAAGTATAGATGGCAGTTGAATTTGTGGAAAGTAGTGAATTTATACATGATAAAGCCATTAAACGAAAAATTAGCTTATAACCAGCATACACAATGACTAAGGAGGGGGGGATTTTGATTCCATCTTATTTGAAAAACACTGCTAAAGAGGTAAGTATCAATGATTTTCTGGATTTAGAAATTTTAACTACAAGTAGCGAGGAAACTTTTGATATTTTATACTGCGGAACGCTGGAAGAAATGGACGGCGATCAGTTAATTACTAGTGAAGAATATGAAATCCCATTGCAAATTATTGCGAAAAGTACGTTATCTGGGAAAGAAATTTTGCTTTATGATGGCGCATATTATGGCTATGATAGTATGTTTTGTGATGAGTTTGAGGAAGAGGCTATTCAAAATAGAGAATTAAAAAAATATCCTATAACTAATTTATCTAACATTCGTTTATCTATAGGAATTGGCATTGATTATGAAACGGAAAAAGAAGATTATGAATTTGATGAAAATGGTAATGTAGTTCTAATTGATGATAGGCGTATACCATGGGAACAAGTGAAAACGGACGGTTTTGATTTTATTGAAATAAAGGCAACGGATGAAAATGGAGAGTCTTTATTAATTTTGACGGAAGAACTTGCGTAAGTTTTAAAATATAAATAGGAAGTTGAAAAAATGATACTTACAAATAAACGAGCGGAAAAACAAGATTATCAAACGATTTTAGTGATTTGGGAAAAGTCGGTTATCGCCACGCATGATTTTTTAACTGCGGAAGATCGGCAGTTTTATAAAGAGCGGATTCCGGGTTTTTTAGATAAAGTGGAGTTGTTTTTGTGGTTTGCTGGTGAGGAAATCGTTGGTTTTAGTGGGACGAGTGAGCGGGAACTAGATATGCTTTTTATTGATCCGGCGTTTACTGGTCAAGGCTTTGGGAGTCAGATTCTTGCTTGGTTGATGGAAGAGAAGCAGATAAACCAAGTGGATGTGAATGAACAGAACGAAAATGCCAAGCGGTTTTATTTAAAGAATGGGTTTGTGATTTCTTCTAGGAGTGAAGTGGATGGATTTGGGAAGTCGTATCCTATTCTTCATTTGGAGCGGGCATAAGTGCTAGCAAAAAAATATAGCCAATAAAAAAAGAGCAGATGAATGCTCTTTTTTTTAATTACTCAGAAACAACTTTCATTGTATCCACTCCATTTTATGCCATTCTCTGATTCCCGTTAGCACACCCATGAATGCGCTATTTTCTTTTTCCGTCACTTGGAAACCTAAATGTTGGTAAAGCTGATAGGCGCCAGTATTGCTTTTTGCCACGTATAAAGTAATCTGCTCATTAGGAAAAGTTTCTATACAATGAGTTAGAAGCTTTTTTCCAATTCCTTGACCACGAAAATTGGGTGAAACGGTTATAAAATCAATGTATCGTTCGTTGGAAGTTGGTTTGTGAGATAGGAGGCTGAGTAAGAATATTAATTTAAGCCGCTGTGAAAATGTCAGGAATTCGCGGATGGAATGATAGAATTGGCGGTGAGAATCAGCTTTGCTCGTTAAAAATAAACAACCGCAAACTTTTTCGTCTTGTGTTGCAATAAGTAAATTTTGGCCTTTTTCTGTATAGATGTAATGGCAAAAGGCATAAATAACATCTTCTACTTCAGCTTCCGAAAATAGTGCCTTCGTGAACTTCGATTTAAACCCTGCACCAACTGAAAAAACAACTTCTTTCAGGAGGCTTTCTTTCTCAAATGAGGTAATATTTTTTATTGAAATAGTCATATTTGCACTTCCATCGTGTAAACCATTGCTTGCGGATAGGCGAGTGAAGGGTAAATATTTTCATGGATTAACCAATTTTGCGCAGGGGATTTTAGTTCTTCTAAAAACTGTTCAATTTGTGTTTCTAAGATTTTTTCATTTTCTACTATAAAATTCTTGCAAGCATATTTGCCGGCTGGGAATGTATAATCACTCGTTTCTTTGGTGCTTTTAAGGCAGACTATGCCAGTGTCTTGTTCTGTGAAAAGGTAAAATGGTTCTTCTAAATTAGGTAGATGTTGCTTTACGGCTCTGGAATAGTCAATAGAGTTATGATAGATTATTTGGTCGGGAATTTTTTGGAAGTAACGAGTTTCTCTAATAACAAACGCCATTTCATGGAAAGTGATATCTTTTTGCGCATGGATGATTTGTTGAATTGTTTTCTGGGTTTCTAATAAGTCGGCCATCTTTTTTTGCAGATTTCTTTCGGCTTGTTCTAACATAGGAGTTACTTTTTCACCAAGCAAGCTTTCTTTGATTTCTTGTATGGAAAAGCCGATTTTTCTAAATAGGATAATTTGATATAAACGGTAAATGTCCGTTTCTTCAAAATAATAATAGCCATTTTCTGGATTTCTTTTAGGAACGAGAATACCTTCATCGATATAGTGACGTATTTTGTATTTAGATATTTGAAAAAGTTGAGCGATTTCACCAGTGGAAAGGGTTCGCATATAATACCTCCTTATGATTTAGTTTTAGTATAAACCATGTTGTAACCACACAGTCAACGAGAAATAAAAAAACGCTGAAAACAAGATGTAAATATGTTTTCAGCGTAAAATTTAAAATAAACTTATTGATAATATAAATCGTATAAAAAACCATACACATAGTACAAAAAATACTAGATTTATTACTTTTACTTCTTTGGAGTGTATTTTTGTATATCCGAAAAGCTTGATAAGATTGAATAAAATAATCCATACTGCAATGATAACGATTAAAATATTGAGTAAAGAATTACCAAAAAAATTTTCTAAGCTATATAAAATAGTCATTTAGTCACCTCTAACTGTTATTTACATAATCTAACCTTCTTTAACCAAAAGAAGGTTAGTATAGATAAGACCGAAGATATTTCTAGTACATGTAAAATTCTTATTTGCTTGCAATTTCTTTTAATTATTTTATAGTCCAAAAAGATTATAACATTTTTCATTTTTGTTTAAAAGTTATAAAAATGATGAAAGTAACTAAGCAATGAGTTTTAAAAAACGACTTTTGATAATGAGAATCATTATCAAAAGTCGTTTTTTGTGATATAATAAACAAAGATTTATTAACGGAGGTTAGCAATCAAATGGGAAAAGTAATGAACAACACGGCTCATACAGCCAAAAAATCAAAGAAAGTACTAAAGGATTCCGAATTAGTGAATCTTTATGTAACTCGGGGGAAATACAATGATTGACAAGCGCTTGTTTCAACTGGTTGAAAAGAAATCTTTAATATTATTAATTCTGTTTCGGGTACTTAGTCTAGGGCTCATGATTGGTCTGTGGCTTGTTTTTGCTCAACAATTAACTAGTTATTTAAACGGCGAAAGCATCAATTGGCTGCTGTTAATTGGGGTAGTTTTAGTGGTTTTGACAGGTAAAGCGGTATTCACCAAACTAGCGGAGAAACAAATTTACCATGCTTCGGCGGAACTGCGATTATCGATGCGACGCGCGGTAATGGAAAAAGCTTTTCGACTAGGCAATAATGAAGGGCAACTACCAGCATCTACATTAACGCAACTCGCTGTAGATGGAATTGAACAATTAGAAATTTATTATTCACGTTTTTTACCGCAATTATTTTATTGTTTCATCGCGTCTTTGATGATTTTTGGCAGTTTAGTTGGTTTTGCCTGGCAGCCGGCGATTGTGTTGTTGATTTGTATGCCGATGATTCCGATTGTGATTATGATGGTGATGAAAATTGCCAAGCGGATTTTGAGTGGTTATTGGTCGGATTATACGAATTTAGGAAGCAAATTTCATGAGAATTTAAGTGGTTTAAGTATTTTAAAAGCGTATGATCAAGATAAATATAAACAAGAAGAAATTGTTTCTGATGCGGAACGTTTTCGGAAAGCAACGATGAGTTTGCTGTCAATGCAGTTAAATTCGATTACGATTATGGATATTATTTCGTATAGTGGGGCGGCGCTTGGGATTGGAATGTCTTTAATTATGTTTACTAATGGAACTATTAGTATGACTGGAATGCTAATGTTCTTGCTACTAAGCGCGGAGTTTTTTATTCCGATGCGTCAACTGGGCTCTTTATTCCATGTCGCGATGAATGGAATCAGTGCTTGTAGTAAATTGTTCGCTTATTTGGAGCTGAAAGAGCAAGTTTATGGCGAAACGGAACTAGAAAAACCGCTAGAAAAAATGGAAGTTCGGGATCTAAGCTTTACATATGAAAAAGGGAAAAGTGCGGCGCTTCATGAGGTGTCTGCTAGTTTTACTAAAGGGAGCTTTTCGGCGCTTGTTGGTAAGTCGGGTTCTGGGAAAAGTACTTTTGTGCGTGTGTTACTCAATCAATTACCGGGTTATCAAGGGGAAATCAAATGGAACAATGTGCCGCTATCTGATTTAAGGGCAGAGGCGATTCGTAAGCAAGGTGTGTTAGTGGATAATCACGGCTATCTTTATGCGAATAGTATTCAGGAAAATTTATTAATTGGTAACCCTGAAGCTAGTGAAGCCGATTTATGGAACGTTTTGGAGCAAGTCAGCTTGGCGGATTTTGTCCGTAATTTACCCGGACAATTAAATGAGCTTTTAGAAGAAAATGGGCGTAATTTATCTGGTGGGCAAAGACAGCGTTTGTTGCTTGCGAGAGCGTTACTTCGGGAATCTGAGTTGTATGTTTTTGATGAAATTACTTCTGGCGTAGATTTGGAAAGTGAAAAAATAATTCTTGCGGTTTTACAAAAATTAGCGCAGGAAAAAATCGTGCTCTTTATTTCGCATCGCTTATATAATGTGTTAGCAGCGGATCAGGTGTTAGTTTTTGAAGCTGGAAAATTGGTTGAGGTTGCGAGTCCGGAACATTTACAGCGAGAATCCAATTACTTTAAAAACTATTTTTCAGAAGAAGAAGCGTTGTTGAAAGGGGGAGCTTAATATGTCAGAATGGACAATTATTCGCTGGTTATTGAAATTTGTGAAACCGTTGAGAGGCAAGATGCTACTCGCGATTTTGCTTGGGATTATTAGTAATTTATCAGTTATTTTAATTTCTTTAATTGGGGCATATGGTGTTATAGCGGTTATTTTAGAGCAGCCGCTAAATCCTTATAAATGGCTTTTTGTAATGGTTGGGTGCGGTGTTGTACGAGGGCTGGCGCGCTACGCTGAACAGTATCTAAATCATG includes these proteins:
- a CDS encoding InlB B-repeat-containing protein, yielding MKSEESNNRQNKLRSYNVIKNMIGFLFLISFITVIGTSNQLDVQAENLTQPTAINEIFPDPALADAMRNLLGKASVTDIVSQNELDQQTGINAPYKGIKNLEGVQYLNNISNLFVYFNEITDISVISHLSNLKYVYLDENHINDFSPLSNLMNLTELSLGSTQISDISVLSNLTNLTELSLSNNQLNNLDALSGLQNLKLLNLEETQTSDISALSDLTNLEDLYLGYNQIRDISTLSDLKNLTTLYLAHNQIRDISPLSDLTKLTSLTLFNQNIMNDPIMYNPAITISNDVKGVSGALIAPATISDSGTYTNPNITWNLSSYINEVSYTFRQTVTVGNATNDFYGTVRQPLQAIPVAYTVTFDVNGTETKESVKTGDFLTEPAEPTKEGYTFTGWYDAEIGGNKWDFSTDKMPAEDMTLYAQFSINEYTAAFDVDGKTTTELVNYQSILSTPAEPKKEGYTFTGWYDAKTGGNKWDFAADTMPASDMTLYAQFKKVGGEFSVNEPGNKDKPSKGSKQTNAVNTLPKTGDTRSFWFLAGILFAGMGARMMKKSRQI
- a CDS encoding GNAT family N-acetyltransferase codes for the protein MTISIKNITSFEKESLLKEVVFSVGAGFKSKFTKALFSEAEVEDVIYAFCHYIYTEKGQNLLIATQDEKVCGCLFLTSKADSHRQFYHSIREFLTFSQRLKLIFLLSLLSHKPTSNERYIDFITVSPNFRGQGIGKKLLTHCIETFPNEQITLYVAKSNTGAYQLYQHLGFQVTEKENSAFMGVLTGIREWHKMEWIQ
- a CDS encoding GNAT family N-acetyltransferase — translated: MILTNKRAEKQDYQTILVIWEKSVIATHDFLTAEDRQFYKERIPGFLDKVELFLWFAGEEIVGFSGTSERELDMLFIDPAFTGQGFGSQILAWLMEEKQINQVDVNEQNENAKRFYLKNGFVISSRSEVDGFGKSYPILHLERA
- a CDS encoding DUF4274 domain-containing protein, with translation MSITEEEFEEQVSELFIHYLEKCTPEEIHQLMVEWNFDNPKKPIYWIANSPKTDKGTALMLFWLMEPDFAYQFETREEMVEKSSWYEEDFDIVTVLAKNYLDGFYQNQSYGYTPPAEFQDEEMKRPIAREMFVALNGMEISESADWADGFPPELQERYNELAESVEE
- a CDS encoding MerR family transcriptional regulator, which encodes MRTLSTGEIAQLFQISKYKIRHYIDEGILVPKRNPENGYYYFEETDIYRLYQIILFRKIGFSIQEIKESLLGEKVTPMLEQAERNLQKKMADLLETQKTIQQIIHAQKDITFHEMAFVIRETRYFQKIPDQIIYHNSIDYSRAVKQHLPNLEEPFYLFTEQDTGIVCLKSTKETSDYTFPAGKYACKNFIVENEKILETQIEQFLEELKSPAQNWLIHENIYPSLAYPQAMVYTMEVQI
- a CDS encoding NTF2 fold immunity protein translates to MTEQEQKDYLLEKVVAYCQKWNAFEAEIFEQHSKEEAELRKEFPGVDFHYAKRTDWFKKFASLITPLFDEYCTDKHRAYVDVNQHSFGFPVKFNGVEDSVEANVELKNKNRAEVYFKTQTNFDDEYLFVLLRKADEWKIDSYKNKRYRSEKWQNKLL
- a CDS encoding ABC transporter ATP-binding protein/permease, which produces MIDKRLFQLVEKKSLILLILFRVLSLGLMIGLWLVFAQQLTSYLNGESINWLLLIGVVLVVLTGKAVFTKLAEKQIYHASAELRLSMRRAVMEKAFRLGNNEGQLPASTLTQLAVDGIEQLEIYYSRFLPQLFYCFIASLMIFGSLVGFAWQPAIVLLICMPMIPIVIMMVMKIAKRILSGYWSDYTNLGSKFHENLSGLSILKAYDQDKYKQEEIVSDAERFRKATMSLLSMQLNSITIMDIISYSGAALGIGMSLIMFTNGTISMTGMLMFLLLSAEFFIPMRQLGSLFHVAMNGISACSKLFAYLELKEQVYGETELEKPLEKMEVRDLSFTYEKGKSAALHEVSASFTKGSFSALVGKSGSGKSTFVRVLLNQLPGYQGEIKWNNVPLSDLRAEAIRKQGVLVDNHGYLYANSIQENLLIGNPEASEADLWNVLEQVSLADFVRNLPGQLNELLEENGRNLSGGQRQRLLLARALLRESELYVFDEITSGVDLESEKIILAVLQKLAQEKIVLFISHRLYNVLAADQVLVFEAGKLVEVASPEHLQRESNYFKNYFSEEEALLKGGA